The following coding sequences are from one Ammoniphilus sp. CFH 90114 window:
- a CDS encoding DNA adenine methylase: MTSVRRVSSLDLNNSHPHSVISYIGGKSQLIPNIVPIITYAANTYGLSKYYELCGGGARMLLNMPVTLFEHRVYNDLDLGLCKLFACLGDKRYLYDLMALLEDLGCSEEVFLQAKHAREFETRMLARGRVECELDRVLAAAYTFILAMQSRAADMNTFDNNRVRDRKRLRSYFKRVHQLDRFFPTLKDVEITHGDCLELLDWVGSRGDSFAYIDPPYIPDSMVNENHYGERSWVLEDHVNLVNKLLFTNMKVALSGYDNDCYDRLIKAGWQRLYLKNVHVSSSASGRRKQEYIWINFPIPYSLIEEVSLIDYIEY; this comes from the coding sequence ATGACCTCAGTAAGGCGAGTAAGTAGTTTAGATTTGAATAATTCACACCCTCATTCGGTCATCTCGTATATCGGAGGAAAGTCGCAACTTATCCCGAATATAGTACCAATAATCACCTATGCGGCTAACACATATGGTCTAAGTAAATATTATGAGTTGTGCGGTGGTGGAGCTCGTATGTTGTTGAATATGCCTGTAACTTTGTTTGAACATAGGGTCTACAACGACTTGGACTTGGGGTTGTGTAAGCTATTCGCTTGTTTAGGCGATAAGAGATACTTATACGATCTTATGGCTTTACTAGAGGACTTAGGTTGTAGTGAAGAAGTGTTTCTGCAAGCAAAGCATGCTCGGGAATTTGAGACTCGCATGCTAGCAAGAGGACGTGTTGAATGTGAGTTAGATCGAGTGTTAGCTGCGGCATATACCTTTATTTTAGCGATGCAGAGTCGAGCAGCGGATATGAATACTTTTGATAATAATCGAGTAAGAGATAGAAAGAGGCTGCGCTCGTATTTTAAGAGGGTACATCAATTAGATAGATTTTTCCCAACACTCAAAGATGTTGAGATCACACACGGTGATTGTCTTGAACTGTTGGATTGGGTTGGGAGTAGGGGTGACTCCTTTGCTTATATCGATCCACCATATATACCTGACAGTATGGTTAATGAGAACCATTACGGTGAACGCTCATGGGTGTTGGAGGATCATGTAAATTTAGTAAACAAGTTACTTTTTACTAATATGAAGGTCGCTCTTAGCGGTTATGATAACGATTGTTACGATCGATTAATTAAGGCTGGTTGGCAGCGATTGTATTTAAAAAATGTACATGTGAGTAGTTCAGCAAGTGGTCGAAGAAAGCAAGAATATATTTGGATAAATTTTCCAATTCCTTACTCTTTGATTGAAGAAGTGAGCTTAATCGATTACATTGAATATTGA
- a CDS encoding restriction endonuclease subunit S, translated as MKKYKVGQILNRVKETIIIEDDQEYKRLTIRMYHKGVCLRDTELGINIGTKNQFIARSGQFIMSRIDARNGAFGIIPDSIEQAAITNDFLSFSVNEEIVDIQFFELYVQTNNFMQLCFESSKGTTNRKRIKEEVFLGFEVYFPEKDKQIQIVDKVKKLQLINETLGSELLFQTQDIQSLRQSILQEAVQGKLIPQSSNDEPARVLLQKIKAVKDGLLKDKKIKNEYPYSQITDDEKPYEIPQSWGWIRLGELASFIDYRGKTPVKTESGIPLITAKNVKMGFISTEPREYIAEHEYSNWMTRGIPDYGDVIFTTEAPLGNVAQLNIEGIFALAQRTITFKIYSGYYPVFLKYVLMSKSIRESILKKATGTTAQGIKASKLKQIIVPVPPLDEQKRIVEKVDQLMALCDALENTVMQSKQESEMLLQVVLQEVFG; from the coding sequence ATGAAAAAATATAAGGTTGGACAAATACTGAACAGAGTAAAAGAGACCATTATCATAGAAGATGATCAAGAATATAAACGATTAACAATTCGAATGTATCACAAAGGTGTTTGTTTGCGTGATACTGAATTAGGCATCAATATAGGGACGAAGAATCAGTTTATCGCTCGAAGTGGACAGTTTATTATGTCTCGTATTGATGCGAGAAATGGTGCATTTGGTATTATTCCCGATTCAATCGAACAAGCAGCAATTACAAATGACTTTTTAAGTTTTTCAGTAAATGAAGAGATTGTAGATATACAATTCTTCGAACTTTACGTGCAAACGAATAACTTCATGCAGCTTTGCTTTGAATCTAGCAAAGGTACAACAAATAGAAAACGAATCAAGGAAGAAGTATTTTTAGGGTTTGAAGTGTATTTTCCGGAAAAAGACAAACAAATTCAGATAGTAGATAAGGTTAAAAAATTACAGTTGATTAACGAGACACTAGGTTCAGAATTATTATTTCAAACACAAGACATTCAATCTCTCCGACAATCTATTCTCCAAGAAGCGGTTCAAGGAAAACTTATACCACAAAGTTCAAATGATGAGCCTGCAAGAGTATTGTTGCAGAAAATTAAGGCTGTGAAGGATGGCTTACTAAAAGATAAGAAAATAAAGAATGAATATCCATATTCACAGATCACGGATGACGAGAAACCGTACGAAATTCCGCAAAGCTGGGGATGGATAAGGCTAGGTGAATTGGCTAGCTTTATTGATTACAGGGGAAAAACACCTGTAAAGACCGAATCAGGAATACCTTTAATTACAGCTAAAAATGTAAAAATGGGCTTCATAAGCACTGAGCCAAGAGAGTATATCGCTGAACATGAATATTCGAATTGGATGACCAGGGGAATTCCCGATTATGGAGATGTGATATTTACTACGGAAGCTCCACTAGGAAATGTAGCACAATTAAATATTGAAGGAATATTTGCTCTTGCTCAAAGGACTATCACTTTTAAAATATATTCGGGGTATTATCCAGTATTTCTAAAATATGTGTTAATGAGTAAGTCAATTCGAGAAAGTATTCTTAAAAAAGCAACAGGCACAACAGCACAAGGTATAAAAGCAAGTAAACTTAAGCAAATAATAGTGCCAGTCCCACCGCTAGACGAGCAAAAGCGTATTGTTGAGAAGGTTGATCAACTTATGGCGTTATGTGATGCATTGGAAAATACCGTTATGCAGTCGAAGCAAGAAAGTGAGATGCTATTACAAGTTGTTCTACAGGAGGTTTTTGGATAG
- a CDS encoding class I SAM-dependent DNA methyltransferase has product MSVSTIIKSVQDTMRKDAGVDGDAQRISQLVWMVFLKVFDAKEEEWELMRDEYRAIVPEGLRWRDWAANDEGMTGDELLDFINNKLFKELKEMELDEYSDPKAFIVKAVFEDSYNYMKSGTLMRQVINKLNEIDFTTQQDRHMFNDIYENILKDLQNAGNAGEYYTPRPVTQFVVDMVNPKLGERVLDFACGTGGYLTSTIEHFKTTGQIKSVEDNQILQDTIMGIEKKPMPHMLAVTNLILHDIDTPKIKHDNSLTKNVREYRPVDQVDVIVTNPPFGGIEEDGIEINFPEKFRTKETADLFMVLLMYLLKDGGRAGIVLPDGFLFGEGVKTAIKEKLLEEFNLHTIVRLPKGVFAPYTDINTNLLFFEKGKPTEEVWYFEHPLPSGYKNYTKTKPIRLEEFELEKHWWSNRLENGQTWKVSIEDIKRRNYNLDIKNPNNMEQEESKSISEAISSLKASQAKVIKLLQEMEKELKV; this is encoded by the coding sequence ATGTCTGTTTCAACAATAATTAAATCCGTACAGGATACAATGCGTAAGGATGCGGGTGTCGATGGAGATGCCCAGCGCATATCTCAACTGGTTTGGATGGTGTTCTTAAAAGTTTTTGATGCCAAGGAAGAAGAATGGGAATTAATGCGTGATGAGTATCGAGCTATTGTTCCTGAAGGATTACGCTGGCGTGATTGGGCAGCCAATGATGAAGGCATGACAGGTGATGAGTTACTAGACTTCATCAACAATAAGCTGTTCAAGGAATTGAAAGAAATGGAACTGGACGAATATAGCGATCCAAAAGCTTTTATCGTTAAAGCTGTATTTGAAGATTCCTATAACTATATGAAGTCTGGCACGTTAATGCGTCAGGTGATTAATAAGCTTAATGAAATAGATTTTACAACTCAACAGGATCGACATATGTTTAACGATATCTACGAGAATATATTGAAAGATCTGCAGAATGCCGGTAATGCAGGAGAGTATTATACTCCTCGTCCTGTCACACAATTTGTTGTTGATATGGTTAATCCAAAACTCGGTGAAAGAGTGCTGGATTTCGCATGTGGTACTGGTGGGTATTTGACAAGTACAATCGAACACTTTAAGACTACAGGGCAAATCAAAAGTGTTGAAGATAATCAAATATTGCAGGATACCATTATGGGAATCGAAAAGAAACCTATGCCCCATATGCTTGCAGTTACTAATCTGATTCTCCACGATATTGATACGCCTAAAATCAAGCATGACAACTCGCTCACGAAAAATGTGCGGGAATACCGCCCTGTTGATCAAGTAGATGTAATAGTGACTAACCCCCCATTTGGTGGAATTGAGGAAGATGGAATTGAAATTAATTTCCCAGAAAAATTTCGTACAAAAGAAACTGCAGATTTGTTCATGGTATTACTTATGTATCTTCTTAAAGATGGTGGTCGTGCAGGAATTGTTCTGCCTGATGGCTTTTTATTTGGAGAAGGTGTTAAGACCGCAATTAAAGAGAAGTTACTGGAAGAGTTTAACCTTCATACGATTGTTCGATTACCAAAAGGAGTCTTTGCACCATATACGGATATAAACACTAACTTGTTATTTTTTGAAAAAGGCAAACCAACAGAAGAAGTATGGTATTTTGAACATCCCCTTCCAAGCGGATATAAAAACTATACGAAAACTAAGCCTATTCGTTTAGAAGAGTTTGAACTTGAGAAACATTGGTGGAGTAATCGCTTAGAAAATGGTCAAACTTGGAAAGTAAGTATTGAGGATATTAAGAGACGTAATTATAACTTAGATATAAAAAATCCCAATAATATGGAACAGGAAGAATCTAAGTCGATATCTGAAGCTATAAGCAGTCTCAAAGCCTCACAAGCTAAAGTTATTAAGCTACTGCAAGAAATGGAAAAGGAACTAAAGGTATGA
- the hsdR gene encoding EcoAI/FtnUII family type I restriction enzme subunit R: MNKKDLSERDICTKYITPALVQSGWDLQKQIREEVTFTDGRIIVRKKVVTRGEKKRADYILYYKANIPIAVIEAKDNKHSIGAGMQQAINYGDILDIPFVYSSNGDGFLEHDRTASTGTVERELTLSQFPSPEMLWQRYKIAKGIDTQSEETIVEDYYFTQDSKSPRYYQRIAINRTVEAIAKGKNRILLVMATGTGKTYTAFQIIYRLWKSKTKKRILFLADRNILVDQTMTNDFAPFGDKMTKIKNRKIDKAHEVYLALYQGISGTEDFQNAYKEFSRDFFDLIIIDECHRGSAKEDSAWREILDYFTSATNVGLTATPKETKDVSNLSYFGEPIYTYSLKQGIEDGFLAPYKVIRVLLDKDVEGFRPTKGQRDKYGYEIEDREYNIKDYDKNLILEKRTHTVAKMVSDYLKANQSRMAKTIFFCVDIDHAERMRQALVNENADLVVKNSKYVMRITGDNEEGKAELDNFIDPNEPYPVLVTTSKLMTTGVDAKTCQYIILDSNINSMIEFKQIIGRGTRIREDFGKLYFTIIDFRNVTKLFADPDFDGDPVVIIDQPEGDIPPENNEFNEGDEPTNNDGLDEGSNGNSPDGGGEIINESPAKYYVHDVEVKVLNHRVYYYDKDGKLITESLIDYTKKNVKNEFKSLNDFLQKWNSADKKEAVLEELEAQGILLDELKDEVGQDLDPFDLICHVAFDQPPLTRRERADNVKKRNYFTKYSDQARQVLEALLEKYADEGIENLESIEVLKIPEFQTFGSPIEIVKRFGGKQGYMTAIRELGRLIYTA; encoded by the coding sequence ATGAACAAAAAAGACCTCTCAGAACGCGATATTTGCACCAAGTATATAACACCTGCATTGGTTCAATCGGGATGGGATCTGCAGAAGCAGATTCGAGAAGAAGTCACATTTACTGATGGGCGAATTATTGTGCGTAAGAAGGTGGTCACACGTGGCGAGAAAAAACGTGCTGATTACATTCTTTATTATAAAGCAAACATACCTATTGCAGTTATTGAAGCCAAAGATAATAAACATTCTATTGGTGCAGGGATGCAACAGGCTATTAATTATGGAGATATTCTTGATATTCCATTTGTATATTCATCGAATGGCGATGGTTTTCTAGAACATGATCGAACAGCTTCCACTGGAACAGTTGAACGGGAACTTACTTTGTCTCAATTTCCTTCCCCAGAAATGTTATGGCAACGATATAAAATAGCAAAAGGAATTGATACTCAATCCGAAGAAACGATAGTTGAGGATTACTATTTTACACAAGACTCTAAAAGCCCTCGTTATTATCAACGTATTGCGATAAACCGGACAGTCGAAGCTATTGCTAAAGGAAAGAATCGAATCCTTCTTGTTATGGCAACAGGTACGGGTAAAACTTATACTGCGTTTCAAATTATTTATCGCCTATGGAAGTCCAAAACCAAGAAACGGATTTTATTTCTTGCTGATCGAAACATACTAGTTGATCAGACTATGACCAATGATTTTGCTCCGTTTGGCGATAAAATGACCAAGATAAAGAATAGAAAGATTGATAAAGCTCATGAAGTATATCTCGCTTTATACCAAGGTATATCAGGCACAGAAGATTTTCAGAATGCATACAAAGAGTTTTCTAGAGACTTTTTTGACCTTATCATTATAGACGAGTGTCACCGCGGAAGCGCAAAAGAAGATTCGGCATGGAGAGAGATCTTAGATTATTTCACTTCTGCTACTAATGTTGGACTTACTGCAACACCAAAGGAAACTAAAGACGTATCAAATTTGAGTTATTTTGGCGAACCTATCTATACATACTCGCTAAAGCAAGGTATTGAGGATGGCTTCTTAGCTCCATATAAAGTCATCAGAGTACTGCTTGATAAGGATGTTGAAGGTTTCCGACCCACTAAAGGGCAGAGAGATAAATATGGATATGAAATTGAAGATCGTGAGTACAACATTAAGGATTATGACAAAAACCTCATTCTTGAGAAACGTACACACACGGTTGCAAAAATGGTATCAGACTACCTTAAGGCTAACCAATCTCGGATGGCAAAGACAATCTTCTTCTGTGTGGATATTGATCATGCAGAACGTATGCGCCAAGCACTTGTCAATGAAAATGCTGATTTGGTCGTTAAGAACTCTAAATATGTAATGCGTATTACAGGTGATAACGAAGAAGGTAAAGCAGAATTAGACAATTTTATCGATCCTAACGAACCTTACCCTGTTCTTGTTACGACAAGCAAACTTATGACAACAGGTGTTGATGCGAAAACATGCCAGTATATTATTCTAGATTCCAATATTAATAGCATGATTGAGTTCAAACAGATTATTGGACGGGGCACAAGAATTCGGGAAGATTTCGGAAAGTTATACTTTACGATCATTGATTTCCGCAATGTGACAAAACTTTTTGCCGATCCTGATTTTGACGGTGATCCTGTTGTCATTATTGATCAACCCGAAGGTGATATTCCTCCTGAGAATAATGAATTTAATGAGGGGGACGAACCTACGAATAATGATGGTTTGGATGAGGGTTCAAATGGTAATTCGCCTGATGGTGGCGGAGAAATAATCAATGAGTCACCAGCCAAATATTATGTACACGATGTAGAAGTCAAAGTGTTAAATCATCGAGTGTATTACTATGACAAAGATGGTAAACTGATTACCGAATCGTTGATTGACTACACGAAGAAAAATGTAAAAAACGAATTCAAGTCACTTAATGATTTTCTTCAAAAATGGAATTCCGCTGACAAAAAAGAAGCAGTCTTAGAGGAACTTGAAGCACAAGGGATATTACTGGATGAACTAAAAGATGAAGTTGGTCAAGATCTTGATCCGTTCGATCTCATTTGCCATGTAGCATTTGATCAACCCCCGCTCACACGCCGCGAGAGAGCAGATAATGTAAAGAAGCGTAATTATTTTACGAAGTATAGTGATCAAGCAAGGCAAGTTTTAGAAGCACTTCTTGAGAAATACGCAGACGAGGGAATCGAGAACTTGGAAAGTATTGAAGTGTTAAAGATCCCAGAATTTCAGACCTTTGGTTCGCCAATCGAAATAGTTAAACGATTTGGTGGGAAACAAGGTTATATGACAGCCATAAGAGAATTAGGAAGATTAATTTACACAGCCTAG